In Gammaproteobacteria bacterium, a genomic segment contains:
- a CDS encoding alanine--glyoxylate aminotransferase family protein → MPAQSFNPAVRTLMGPGPSDVHPRVLAAMARPTIGHLDPQFVALMDEVKELLQYAFKTKNTLTIPVSAPGSAGMESCFVNLVEPGDKVIVCQNGVFGGRMKENVVRAGGEAIMVMDDWGKPVDPGKLEDALKANPDAKIVAFVHAETSTGVQSDAKTLSEIAHKHGCLVIADTVTSLGGSELRVDDWQLDAVYSGSQKCLSCAPGLSPVTFSDRAVEKIKARKTPVQSWFLDTTLVMGYWGPGAKRAYHHTAPVNAVYGLHEALVMLENEGLEASWDRHMKNHLALRAGLEAMGISFLVDEASRLPQLNAVNIPEGVDDAAVRSRLLNDYNLEIGAGLGALAGKVWRIGLMGHASNIKNIIFCLGALDAILTEMKAPIKSGVAVSAAQAVA, encoded by the coding sequence ATGCCTGCACAGTCTTTTAACCCGGCCGTTCGCACCCTGATGGGTCCCGGGCCGTCTGATGTTCATCCACGCGTCCTGGCGGCCATGGCCCGTCCCACGATCGGTCATCTTGACCCGCAGTTTGTCGCGCTGATGGATGAAGTGAAAGAACTGCTGCAGTACGCATTCAAGACCAAGAATACGCTCACCATCCCGGTATCCGCGCCAGGCTCCGCAGGCATGGAGTCCTGTTTTGTGAACCTGGTTGAGCCGGGAGACAAGGTCATTGTCTGCCAGAACGGTGTGTTCGGTGGTCGCATGAAAGAAAACGTTGTTCGTGCCGGTGGTGAAGCCATCATGGTAATGGATGACTGGGGCAAACCGGTGGATCCCGGCAAGCTCGAAGACGCATTGAAAGCCAACCCGGATGCCAAGATTGTTGCCTTTGTTCATGCTGAAACCTCGACCGGCGTGCAGTCAGATGCCAAGACACTTTCAGAAATCGCGCACAAGCATGGCTGCCTGGTCATTGCTGATACCGTGACCTCGCTGGGCGGTTCCGAGTTGCGCGTGGATGACTGGCAACTGGATGCCGTTTATTCCGGAAGCCAGAAATGCCTGTCCTGCGCGCCGGGCCTGTCGCCGGTAACGTTCAGCGATCGCGCCGTCGAAAAAATCAAGGCACGCAAGACACCGGTACAGAGCTGGTTCCTGGATACGACGCTGGTCATGGGTTACTGGGGCCCGGGTGCCAAGCGTGCCTACCACCACACCGCGCCGGTCAATGCTGTCTATGGTTTGCACGAAGCGCTGGTCATGCTGGAAAACGAAGGTCTTGAGGCGTCGTGGGATCGCCACATGAAAAATCACCTGGCACTGCGTGCTGGTCTTGAAGCCATGGGTATCAGTTTCCTCGTGGATGAGGCATCACGACTGCCACAGTTGAACGCGGTGAACATTCCGGAAGGTGTCGATGATGCCGCCGTTCGCAGTCGCCTGCTCAATGATTACAATCTTGAAATTGGCGCGGGCCTGGGTGCCCTGGCCGGCAAGGTATGGCGCATCGGCTTGATGGGGCATGCCAGCAATATCAAGAACATCATTTTCTGTCTCGGTGCACTGGATGCCATCCTGACCGAAATGAAGGCACCCATCAAGAGTGGTGTTGCTGTATCCGCTGCCCAGGCAGTTGCCTGA
- a CDS encoding HD domain-containing protein has translation MSDSWQFDDTGLVLKALDFAADKHRHQRRKGAEASPYINHPIDLANVLWHEGGVTDAVVIAAAILHDTIEDTETTIDELRNLFGERICEIVLEVTDDKDLPPDQRKRIQVEKAPHASHMAKQVKLADKICNLRDILAYPPHGWDAGRKRRYFDWALDVVNGLRGANESLEQAFDEVYKNKP, from the coding sequence ATGTCTGACAGCTGGCAGTTTGACGATACCGGTCTCGTGCTCAAGGCACTCGATTTTGCCGCGGACAAGCATCGACATCAGCGCCGCAAGGGTGCCGAGGCTTCTCCCTACATCAACCATCCCATTGACCTGGCCAACGTGCTTTGGCATGAGGGCGGTGTTACCGATGCCGTGGTCATTGCTGCCGCTATACTGCATGACACCATTGAAGATACTGAAACCACGATTGATGAATTGCGCAACCTGTTTGGTGAGCGAATCTGTGAAATTGTTCTTGAGGTGACTGACGACAAGGACCTGCCGCCGGATCAGCGTAAACGTATCCAGGTAGAGAAAGCGCCACACGCCAGTCACATGGCCAAGCAGGTCAAGCTGGCTGACAAGATATGCAACCTGCGTGACATACTTGCCTATCCGCCACATGGCTGGGATGCCGGACGCAAGCGCCGTTATTTCGACTGGGCGCTGGATGTTGTGAACGGCTTGCGCGGCGCCAATGAATCGCTGGAACAGGCATTCGACGAAGTCTATAAAAACAAACCCTGA
- a CDS encoding sel1 repeat family protein codes for MSELNMELSSGLAAFEAKHFDKAFKLLSPLANEGHPEAQYRLGIMYQNGLGCAPNQNKALEWMQHAADQGHPYAQHGIGFMYLHGECVDKNEATAMEWFRKAADQGLTGSQMTIGMMYEQGLGVAADAEEARRWYALAEQSQ; via the coding sequence ATGTCTGAATTGAATATGGAGTTATCCAGCGGTCTCGCTGCATTCGAAGCCAAGCATTTTGACAAGGCATTCAAACTGTTGTCGCCACTGGCCAATGAAGGCCATCCCGAAGCACAGTACCGACTGGGCATCATGTACCAGAACGGGCTCGGCTGCGCACCCAACCAGAACAAGGCGCTGGAATGGATGCAGCACGCCGCGGACCAAGGCCACCCCTACGCGCAGCACGGTATCGGTTTCATGTACCTGCACGGCGAATGCGTGGACAAGAATGAAGCCACGGCCATGGAGTGGTTCAGGAAAGCAGCGGACCAAGGCCTGACCGGATCACAAATGACTATCGGCATGATGTATGAGCAGGGACTCGGCGTTGCCGCAGATGCGGAAGAGGCCAGGCGCTGGTACGCACTGGCTGAGCAATCGCAATAA
- a CDS encoding CPBP family intramembrane metalloprotease, producing MKSLLLRLDQLFPYQARTDTPISPWMIYSLLAYTAFCLTVLEYFGRPEFFTRQFPELATHAFGLYPHLWWAASTLILLLLVPVLMVRLLFDHRLDDYGFRTIIKKRHLLLYLGLLVAMLPIVAYTAGRPDFQGIYPFYRGAYSATTAQVTAWEFFYLSQFIAVEFFFRGFLLFGLERVMGRYAIWVAMLPYCMLHFHKPPLEAFAAIVAGLILGEVALRTRTLWGGVMVHVGVAGFMEFLILR from the coding sequence ATGAAATCACTGCTCCTTCGCCTGGACCAGCTGTTCCCGTACCAGGCGCGCACTGATACGCCGATATCGCCATGGATGATTTATTCATTGCTGGCCTATACCGCCTTCTGCCTGACCGTCCTGGAGTATTTTGGTCGCCCGGAATTTTTCACCCGGCAATTCCCGGAGCTGGCAACGCATGCATTTGGGCTATACCCACATTTATGGTGGGCGGCATCTACATTAATCCTGCTGTTGCTGGTTCCGGTGTTGATGGTAAGGCTGCTGTTCGATCACCGCCTCGATGACTACGGCTTCAGAACCATCATCAAAAAACGCCACCTGCTGCTGTATCTCGGCCTGCTTGTCGCCATGCTGCCGATTGTCGCCTATACAGCCGGGCGGCCGGATTTTCAGGGCATCTATCCGTTCTATCGCGGAGCCTACTCGGCTACCACTGCCCAGGTCACCGCCTGGGAGTTCTTTTATCTCAGCCAGTTCATTGCCGTGGAATTCTTTTTTCGTGGCTTCCTGTTGTTTGGACTTGAAAGGGTGATGGGTCGCTACGCCATCTGGGTGGCCATGCTGCCCTATTGCATGCTGCATTTTCACAAGCCTCCGCTTGAGGCCTTTGCAGCCATTGTTGCCGGCCTGATACTGGGCGAGGTAGCCCTGCGCACCCGAACGCTGTGGGGCGGCGTCATGGTGCACGTAGGTGTAGCCGGATTCATGGAGTTCCTGATCTTGCGCTAA
- a CDS encoding secondary thiamine-phosphate synthase enzyme YjbQ — MVTELSVNTAGQGLYDFTSALGAVVRDSGITEGLCSILVRHTSASLTIQENADPSARRDLENWLNRLVPEYDSLYTHTMEGSDDMPAHIKAALTATTLSIPVIGGQLALGTWQGVYLWEHRHGNNRRHVVVHIGE, encoded by the coding sequence GTGGTTACCGAGCTCAGCGTTAATACTGCCGGACAGGGTTTGTATGATTTTACTTCTGCCCTGGGTGCAGTAGTCAGGGATTCGGGTATTACTGAGGGCTTGTGTTCGATACTGGTGCGGCACACCTCCGCCAGCCTGACCATACAGGAAAATGCTGATCCTTCCGCCAGGCGCGACCTGGAAAACTGGCTGAACCGGCTGGTGCCGGAATACGACTCGCTATATACCCATACCATGGAAGGCTCGGACGATATGCCGGCGCATATCAAGGCCGCATTAACAGCTACCACTTTATCGATCCCGGTCATCGGCGGACAGCTTGCGCTTGGAACCTGGCAAGGCGTATACCTGTGGGAACATCGTCATGGCAACAACCGGCGTCATGTTGTTGTACATATTGGTGAATAA
- the sthA gene encoding Si-specific NAD(P)(+) transhydrogenase produces the protein MEHYDFVAIGSGPAGQRAAIQAAKLGARVALIERRHRIGGVALHTGTIPSKTLREAILYLTGWRQRSFYGRSYRIKDEITADDLHQRLDITINHEMEILYDQFARNNVELIYGTASFDDPHCILTEADDGEIHRVTADKILIATGTRPRRPDDIPFDDMRILDADSVLKARTIPRSLTIIGAGVIGVEYAAMFNALGVDVTLVNEHETMLPFIDREIMEEFIHYQRENNMRLEMGEKITAVKHNGDSVTTELVSGRQITTEALIFAAGRIGCTSALRLENAGLQADDRHNLKVDKHYRTVVEHIYAAGDLIGFPSLASTSMEQGRQAALHALGHGGENSLQHIPYGIYAVPEISMIGMTEQQLREQNIAFEAGVARLRETARGQILGLHEGILKLLVAVDDQRILGVHVVGEGATELVHIGQAVMMMGGKLDYFVNTVFNYPTLAEAYKVAALDAWNRLSKKG, from the coding sequence ATGGAGCACTATGACTTTGTTGCCATCGGCAGTGGACCCGCAGGACAACGCGCCGCCATCCAGGCCGCAAAGCTCGGGGCACGCGTCGCCCTGATCGAAAGACGTCACCGCATCGGTGGTGTTGCCTTGCATACCGGCACCATTCCCAGCAAAACGCTTCGCGAAGCAATCCTCTATCTTACAGGCTGGCGCCAACGCAGTTTTTATGGCCGCAGTTACCGCATCAAGGATGAAATAACGGCTGACGACCTGCATCAGCGACTCGACATTACAATCAATCATGAAATGGAAATTCTTTACGACCAGTTCGCACGCAATAACGTCGAGCTCATTTATGGCACGGCTTCATTCGACGACCCGCACTGCATCCTGACCGAAGCTGACGACGGTGAAATTCACAGGGTTACCGCCGACAAGATTCTCATTGCCACCGGCACACGGCCAAGGCGGCCCGATGACATCCCTTTTGATGATATGCGCATACTCGATGCTGACAGCGTTCTCAAGGCCAGGACGATTCCCCGGAGCCTGACCATTATCGGTGCCGGTGTCATTGGTGTCGAATACGCGGCCATGTTCAATGCCCTTGGAGTAGACGTCACGCTGGTAAATGAACATGAAACCATGCTGCCGTTTATCGACCGGGAAATTATGGAAGAGTTCATACATTACCAGCGCGAAAACAATATGCGGCTGGAAATGGGCGAAAAAATCACTGCCGTCAAACACAACGGCGACAGCGTGACGACAGAACTGGTCAGCGGCAGGCAAATCACCACGGAAGCGCTGATCTTTGCCGCCGGGCGGATTGGCTGTACATCTGCGCTTCGACTGGAAAATGCCGGCCTGCAAGCCGATGACCGACACAATCTCAAGGTAGACAAGCACTATCGAACGGTAGTCGAACACATATATGCCGCCGGCGATCTCATTGGTTTTCCAAGCCTCGCCTCCACATCCATGGAACAGGGCAGACAGGCCGCACTGCATGCCCTGGGCCATGGCGGCGAGAACAGCCTGCAACACATTCCCTATGGCATCTATGCGGTTCCCGAAATCAGCATGATCGGCATGACCGAGCAACAGTTGCGAGAACAGAATATTGCGTTCGAAGCCGGCGTCGCCCGTCTGAGAGAAACCGCTCGCGGCCAGATACTGGGTCTGCACGAAGGCATCCTCAAACTGCTGGTGGCCGTGGATGACCAGCGCATCCTCGGTGTACATGTCGTTGGCGAGGGTGCTACCGAACTGGTTCATATAGGGCAAGCGGTGATGATGATGGGTGGCAAGCTGGATTATTTTGTCAATACCGTATTCAACTACCCGACACTCGCTGAAGCCTACAAGGTGGCTGCACTGGACGCGTGGAACCGCTTGTCAAAAAAGGGCTGA
- the amrS gene encoding AmmeMemoRadiSam system radical SAM enzyme, whose amino-acid sequence MIDMSPKNAPQSYRLIETRLQEKLPDGTVRCGLCRWRCRIGHGQRGFCQAHVNRHGVLYNLSYGIISAIELGPIEAKPVRHYRPGSKVLSVGSYGCNFRCGGCHNLDISWGVQALDTLAKGESSAAFATPEELVAAAKANGADGVAFTYSEPAVWLEYVLDASRVARDAGLYTVYVSNSYVTDEALELMAPWVDVLCSDIKSLDEDFYKAICPTARVSDVLGCIEKAAQLGIHVETRTNVIPGYNDDPAMLAGIAGWIRDHLGADSPWHVTRFFPAYQLSHVPATPVDLLEHAGNIGRAEGLQNVYVYTDQGCDCAKDNLPPEVLLGREPAELYQARKCGASCCGDDGVVLKKYERQ is encoded by the coding sequence ATGATTGATATGTCGCCCAAGAATGCCCCGCAATCGTACCGCTTGATCGAGACCCGGCTGCAGGAAAAACTGCCCGATGGCACCGTTCGCTGTGGCCTGTGCCGCTGGCGTTGTCGAATTGGCCACGGTCAGCGCGGGTTTTGCCAGGCCCATGTTAATCGTCATGGCGTTCTGTATAACCTTTCCTACGGAATCATTTCCGCGATCGAGCTTGGTCCGATTGAAGCCAAGCCTGTTCGCCATTATCGGCCCGGCAGCAAGGTGCTGTCCGTGGGATCGTATGGCTGTAATTTTCGTTGTGGCGGTTGCCACAATCTTGATATCTCCTGGGGTGTGCAGGCGCTGGATACGCTGGCGAAGGGCGAATCCAGTGCAGCATTTGCAACGCCCGAAGAACTGGTCGCCGCGGCAAAGGCGAATGGTGCCGATGGCGTGGCATTTACTTATTCCGAGCCTGCCGTCTGGCTGGAATACGTGCTGGATGCATCCAGGGTGGCGCGTGATGCCGGTTTGTACACGGTCTATGTATCCAACAGTTATGTTACTGACGAGGCACTGGAGCTGATGGCGCCGTGGGTGGATGTGCTGTGTTCAGACATCAAGAGTCTTGACGAGGATTTCTACAAGGCCATATGCCCGACAGCCAGGGTGAGCGATGTGCTTGGCTGTATTGAAAAGGCCGCGCAACTGGGTATTCATGTTGAAACCCGAACCAATGTTATTCCGGGCTATAACGATGACCCGGCTATGCTGGCCGGCATCGCCGGCTGGATCCGGGATCACCTGGGCGCGGACAGCCCGTGGCATGTGACGCGCTTCTTCCCGGCTTACCAGTTAAGCCATGTGCCTGCTACGCCTGTTGATCTGCTGGAGCATGCGGGGAATATTGGTCGTGCTGAAGGGTTGCAGAACGTCTACGTCTATACGGATCAGGGTTGTGATTGCGCCAAGGACAACCTGCCGCCGGAAGTATTGCTGGGTCGTGAACCGGCCGAGCTGTACCAGGCCAGGAAATGCGGCGCCAGCTGTTGCGGCGACGATGGCGTGGTACTGAAAAAATACGAGCGTCAATAA
- a CDS encoding HD-GYP domain-containing protein, protein MNSAKQQVSCQELELGMYVAELDRPWLETPFLFQGFEIKTREEIEELKRFCQFVYVDPLQSNIAIEPAAKPATRIETGWVPRFDTKDHLRPDLIDTEEESDNARLEFEVLKKQVQPEVDQAYADRTDLLEEIERIRDAHEFVQALIPALMEDARMGRAIKTDAARKAIGAMTSSIIRNPDALMCFTQLKHKDAYTAEHSVRVSVLALAFGRHLGLAREELEALGLGALLHDIGKTRVPTEVLIKPDGLTENETRLMRQHVAYGVQILESTDIPAAAIDVVAQHHERYDGLGYARGLKGDQISQFGMIGAMSDFYDALTSDRPYKNSAASHKVLRDMYKFRGSLFEPDLVERFIQCIGIYPIGSVVELSNGEIGVVQTINRLRRLKPSIAMALHADHSPYTKRVTIDLVDAASLHGRTIEVVRVHDPETFGINPAYYLPIHRAA, encoded by the coding sequence ATGAATAGCGCCAAACAACAGGTTAGCTGTCAGGAACTGGAACTGGGCATGTACGTGGCCGAGCTGGATCGGCCGTGGCTGGAAACCCCGTTCCTGTTCCAGGGTTTTGAAATCAAAACCCGTGAGGAAATTGAAGAACTCAAGCGCTTTTGCCAGTTTGTTTATGTTGATCCCCTGCAGTCCAACATCGCCATTGAGCCCGCCGCGAAACCCGCTACCCGGATCGAAACCGGTTGGGTGCCCCGGTTTGATACCAAGGATCACCTGCGCCCGGATCTCATTGATACCGAGGAAGAATCCGATAACGCCCGACTGGAATTTGAGGTTCTCAAAAAACAGGTACAGCCGGAAGTCGATCAAGCCTATGCCGATCGCACTGACCTGCTTGAAGAAATTGAGCGCATCCGGGACGCCCACGAATTTGTCCAGGCACTGATCCCGGCGCTTATGGAAGACGCGCGCATGGGTCGCGCCATCAAGACCGATGCCGCGCGCAAGGCTATCGGCGCCATGACCTCCAGCATTATCCGCAACCCCGATGCGCTGATGTGTTTTACCCAATTGAAGCACAAGGATGCCTACACTGCCGAACACTCAGTGCGGGTTTCCGTTCTGGCGCTGGCGTTCGGTCGACACCTGGGACTGGCACGCGAAGAACTGGAAGCCCTGGGCCTGGGCGCCCTGCTTCACGATATTGGCAAAACCCGGGTGCCTACCGAAGTCCTGATCAAGCCAGACGGTCTGACTGAAAACGAAACCCGGCTGATGCGGCAACATGTTGCCTACGGCGTACAGATCCTGGAATCTACAGACATTCCGGCGGCGGCTATTGATGTCGTCGCGCAACACCATGAACGTTATGACGGCCTCGGCTACGCCCGCGGTCTCAAGGGCGATCAAATCAGCCAGTTTGGCATGATTGGCGCCATGTCGGATTTTTACGACGCGCTGACCAGTGATCGGCCATACAAAAACAGTGCTGCTTCCCACAAGGTTTTACGTGACATGTACAAGTTCCGTGGCAGCCTGTTTGAGCCCGACCTGGTGGAACGCTTCATCCAGTGTATCGGCATCTACCCCATCGGCAGTGTTGTCGAGCTGAGCAACGGCGAAATCGGTGTGGTCCAGACCATTAACCGCCTGCGCCGACTGAAGCCCAGCATCGCCATGGCACTGCACGCCGACCACAGCCCGTACACCAAAAGGGTCACCATTGATCTTGTCGATGCCGCTTCCTTGCATGGCAGGACCATCGAGGTAGTTCGCGTCCACGACCCGGAAACTTTCGGCATCAATCCCGCCTACTACCTGCCCATTCATCGCGCCGCCTGA
- a CDS encoding S9 family peptidase, with amino-acid sequence MNTKQQLPCGSWPSPLSAADIASSSLRLDRQTAVDGDTVYWVEGRPAEAGRNVLMAWSAQRGLHEPLSKEWNVNSRAHEYGGGAFAVDKGVICFVHDGDRCLYLSRDNDIIRLTEPAKTNYADMCFDFVRNRIVCVRERFVDGQQEPVTELVAVDMSGSGNVSVLQSGHDFYSTPRLSQDGKRMSWLAWDHPCMPWNSTRLYVAGLNDSGAPVQSMVVAGGDDESVFQPHWHDNALYLVSDRSGWWNLYCLGDDKLRALVPMQAEFGLPQWVFGMSTCGFVGDAIYCAYCVNAEWKLGRYSIASSKWQPLDVPYTYINAVSAGPAGLVFIGAGSATAAEIVVLNIGGQAQELQVLRRSAGFNLQQEDISIPEAVSFSTTDNDTAYGFYYPPTNSACEPVSGELPPLIVKSHGGPTAAVAARFEPKFQFWTSRGFGVLDVNYRGSTGYGRAYHQKLDGKWGIYDVDDCIAGARYLAEKGLVDGKRLIITGGSAGGYTTLCALTFHDVFAAGASSYGIGDLEALLRDTHKFEARYLDGLVAPFNGNEGLYRQRSPLYHADKLSCPVIFFQGDEDRAVPPNQAESMVSALEHKGVPVAYILFEGEGHGFRRADTIMRALESELSFYGQLFGFVPAGNVRSVIIKNSGAIGAAPE; translated from the coding sequence ATGAATACGAAGCAGCAGCTGCCTTGTGGCAGTTGGCCATCTCCATTATCAGCAGCGGATATCGCCTCATCATCACTGCGCCTGGACAGGCAGACCGCGGTTGATGGTGATACGGTCTACTGGGTCGAAGGCCGTCCGGCCGAAGCCGGCCGCAACGTGTTGATGGCCTGGTCCGCGCAGCGGGGGTTGCATGAACCGTTGTCAAAAGAATGGAATGTCAACAGTCGTGCCCATGAGTACGGCGGTGGCGCGTTTGCGGTTGACAAGGGGGTAATCTGTTTTGTTCACGACGGTGATCGTTGCCTGTATTTGTCTCGCGACAACGACATTATTCGGTTAACCGAACCTGCGAAGACCAATTATGCGGACATGTGTTTTGACTTTGTCCGTAACCGCATTGTTTGTGTGCGCGAGCGGTTTGTAGACGGGCAGCAGGAACCGGTCACCGAGCTGGTTGCCGTGGACATGTCCGGCAGCGGAAATGTTTCGGTATTGCAGTCCGGCCATGATTTTTACAGTACGCCGCGACTGTCACAGGACGGCAAGCGCATGAGCTGGCTGGCCTGGGATCATCCCTGTATGCCCTGGAACAGTACGCGTCTGTATGTGGCCGGGTTAAATGATTCGGGAGCGCCGGTACAATCAATGGTTGTTGCCGGCGGCGATGATGAATCCGTGTTCCAGCCGCATTGGCATGATAACGCCCTGTACCTTGTGTCCGATCGCAGTGGTTGGTGGAACCTGTATTGCCTGGGAGACGACAAGCTTCGTGCGCTGGTACCCATGCAGGCGGAATTCGGTTTGCCGCAGTGGGTGTTTGGCATGTCCACGTGCGGGTTTGTCGGGGACGCTATCTATTGTGCGTATTGCGTGAATGCCGAATGGAAGCTGGGTCGCTACAGCATTGCATCATCTAAATGGCAGCCATTGGATGTTCCGTATACTTATATTAATGCCGTATCTGCCGGTCCGGCCGGGCTGGTATTTATTGGTGCCGGTTCCGCCACTGCCGCCGAAATCGTTGTGCTGAATATTGGTGGGCAGGCGCAGGAGCTGCAGGTATTGCGCCGTTCAGCCGGGTTTAATCTGCAGCAGGAGGATATATCCATTCCGGAGGCTGTCAGTTTTTCGACGACTGATAATGATACCGCTTACGGATTTTATTACCCGCCGACCAACAGTGCTTGTGAGCCAGTCAGTGGTGAGCTGCCACCACTGATTGTAAAGAGTCATGGTGGGCCGACAGCGGCAGTGGCTGCGCGCTTCGAACCGAAATTCCAGTTCTGGACCAGTCGCGGGTTTGGTGTTCTGGATGTGAACTATCGCGGCAGTACCGGTTATGGTCGCGCCTATCATCAGAAGCTGGATGGCAAGTGGGGCATATATGATGTGGATGACTGTATCGCCGGCGCACGATACCTTGCAGAAAAGGGGCTTGTTGATGGCAAGCGTTTGATTATTACCGGCGGCAGTGCCGGTGGCTACACGACACTTTGTGCGTTGACATTTCATGATGTCTTCGCTGCAGGAGCGAGTTCTTACGGGATCGGTGACCTTGAAGCGTTGTTGCGTGATACGCACAAGTTTGAGGCACGCTACCTCGATGGCCTGGTTGCGCCTTTTAATGGCAACGAGGGTTTATATCGCCAGCGCTCACCTCTTTATCATGCGGACAAGCTGTCTTGTCCGGTAATATTTTTCCAGGGCGATGAAGACCGCGCTGTCCCGCCGAACCAGGCCGAGTCCATGGTGTCAGCGCTGGAACATAAGGGCGTACCGGTGGCCTATATTTTGTTTGAAGGCGAGGGTCACGGGTTTCGGCGTGCCGATACGATAATGCGCGCGCTGGAGAGTGAACTGTCTTTTTACGGCCAGTTGTTTGGCTTTGTTCCGGCAGGGAACGTCAGATCGGTCATCATAAAGAATTCCGGCGCGATCGGGGCCGCGCCGGAGTGA
- a CDS encoding HPF/RaiA family ribosome-associated protein — protein MAQALQITFRNLDHSDAIENAIREKVSKLVAYYGDIISCHAVIESPHKHQHKGRHYHIKVSLSVPGKDIIVKRAPEQRSAHEDIYVAIRDAFDAAARQLKSYAERVHGQIKQHSLPAVPAV, from the coding sequence ATGGCGCAAGCACTCCAGATTACCTTCCGCAACCTAGACCATTCAGACGCAATCGAAAACGCAATACGTGAAAAAGTATCCAAACTAGTGGCATACTACGGCGACATCATCAGCTGTCACGCAGTAATTGAATCCCCGCACAAGCATCAACACAAAGGCAGGCACTACCATATCAAGGTCAGCCTGTCAGTTCCGGGCAAGGACATTATCGTCAAGCGCGCCCCGGAACAGCGTTCAGCACACGAAGATATCTACGTGGCCATTCGCGACGCCTTTGATGCGGCGGCCCGTCAACTCAAGAGTTATGCCGAACGGGTCCACGGACAAATCAAGCAACACAGCTTGCCGGCCGTACCCGCGGTCTGA
- the htpX gene encoding protease HtpX, protein MKRVFLFLATNLAIVIVLSITLRILGVERILDEQGIGLNLNALLVFAAVFGFGGSLLSLAISKWTAKRMTGARIISQPSNATEQWLVATVQRQAQMAGIGMPEVAIYDAPDVNAFATGASRNKALVAVSTGLLQQMTREEAEAVLGHEVSHVANGDMITLALIQGVVNTFVIFLSRVIGHVVDRAVFKVERGHGPAFWVTAIVAELILGVLASMIVMWFSRQREFRADRGGADLAGNSKMVAALRRLQSAYNQPHLPDQMAAFGISGLKAQGIKRLFMSHPPLEERIAALESFSRR, encoded by the coding sequence ATGAAGCGCGTGTTTCTGTTCCTGGCTACCAACCTGGCCATTGTCATTGTGTTGAGCATCACCCTCCGGATTCTGGGTGTTGAGCGCATACTCGACGAACAGGGTATTGGTCTGAATTTAAACGCTTTGCTGGTATTTGCCGCAGTGTTCGGTTTCGGTGGCAGCCTGCTGTCCCTGGCCATATCCAAATGGACGGCCAAGCGAATGACCGGTGCCCGCATCATAAGTCAACCGTCTAATGCCACCGAACAGTGGCTGGTTGCAACGGTTCAGCGGCAGGCGCAAATGGCCGGCATCGGTATGCCAGAGGTGGCTATTTACGATGCCCCTGACGTCAACGCCTTTGCCACTGGCGCCAGCCGTAACAAAGCGCTGGTAGCGGTCAGTACCGGATTGTTACAGCAGATGACCCGGGAAGAGGCCGAGGCCGTTCTGGGTCATGAGGTCAGTCACGTGGCTAATGGCGACATGATCACCCTGGCGCTGATCCAGGGCGTGGTCAACACTTTCGTGATTTTCCTGTCCCGCGTGATTGGTCATGTTGTTGATCGCGCTGTTTTCAAGGTGGAGCGTGGTCACGGCCCGGCATTTTGGGTGACCGCCATTGTTGCCGAGCTGATTCTAGGCGTACTGGCCAGCATGATAGTTATGTGGTTCTCAAGGCAGCGGGAATTCCGCGCTGATCGCGGTGGCGCTGACCTGGCCGGCAACAGCAAGATGGTGGCCGCGTTAAGGCGCCTGCAGTCTGCCTATAACCAGCCTCATTTGCCTGACCAGATGGCAGCTTTTGGCATCAGCGGCCTGAAAGCCCAGGGAATCAAACGTTTGTTCATGTCACACCCGCCACTGGAGGAGCGTATCGCGGCACTGGAGTCGTTCTCCCGTCGATAA